A single genomic interval of Lynx canadensis isolate LIC74 chromosome A2, mLynCan4.pri.v2, whole genome shotgun sequence harbors:
- the UPP1 gene encoding uridine phosphorylase 1 isoform X1: MASSGLQTKKRDNHNGHFVQPTNPNVATMQEDVLYHFHLSTSTHDLPAMFGDVKFVCVGGSPTRMEAFTKYMAKELGLDHPGAEYPNICVGTDRYVMFKVGPVLSVSHGIGIPSTSVMLHELIKLLYHARCSDVTVIRIGTSGGIGLEPGSVVITRQAVDASFKPVFEQMVLGKRVVHRTHLDERLAQELMQCGADLREFPTVLGNTMCTSDFYEGQGRLDGALCSYSEKDKQEYLEAAHAAGIRNIEMESSVLAAMCGACGLQVAVVCVTLLNRLEGDQVNSPHEVLVEYQERPQRLVGHFIKKRLAAAGNPRDL; encoded by the exons ATGGCTTCCTCGGGACTCCAAACAAAGAAACGTGACAATCACAA TGGCCACTTTGTACAACCCACCAACCCAAATGTAGCAACAATGCAAGAAGATGTCCTGTACCACTTCCATCTCAGCACCAGCACGCACGATCTCCCTGCTATGTTTGGAGATGTGAAG TTCGTGTGTGTCGGGGGAAGCCCCACCCGGATGGAAGCGTTCACCAAATACATGGCCAAGGAGCTGGGCCTTGACCACCCAGGTGCAGAATATCCCAACATCTGCGTGGGGACCGACCGCTACGTCATGTTCAAAGTGGGCCCCGTGCTGTCTGTCAGC CACGGCATCGGCATCCCTTCTACCTCAGTCATGCTGCACGAGCTCATCAAGCTTCTGTACCACGCCCGCTGCTCCGATGTCACTGTCATCCGCATCGGCACCTCGGGTGGGATCG GTTTGGAGCCTGGCTCTGTGGTCATCACCCGCCAGGCGGTGGATGCCTCCTTCAAGCCCGTGTTCGAGCAGATGGTCCTGGGGAAGCGGGTGGTTCATAGGACACACCTGGATGAGCGGCTCGCGCAGGAGCTGATGCAGTGCGGTGCAGACCTGCGGGAGTTCCCCACGGTCCTGGGGAACACCATGTGCACCTCTGACTTCTATGAAG GGCAAGGGCGTCTGGACGGTGCCCTCTGCTCCTACTCAGAGAAGGACAAGCAGGAGTACTTGGAGGCGGCCCACGCGGCCGGCATCCGCAACATTGAGATGGAGTCTTCGGTCCTGGCTGCCATGTGCGGCGCATGTGGCCTCCAAG TGGCCGTGGTCTGTGTCACTCTGCTGAACCGCCTGGAAGGGGACCAGGTCAACAGTCCTCATGAGGTGCTGGTCGAGTACCAGGAGCGGCCACAGCGCCTGGTGGGTCACTTCATCAAGAAGCGCCTCGCGGCTGCCGGAAACCCCCGGGATCTCTGA
- the UPP1 gene encoding uridine phosphorylase 1 isoform X2, producing the protein MEAFTKYMAKELGLDHPGAEYPNICVGTDRYVMFKVGPVLSVSHGIGIPSTSVMLHELIKLLYHARCSDVTVIRIGTSGGIGLEPGSVVITRQAVDASFKPVFEQMVLGKRVVHRTHLDERLAQELMQCGADLREFPTVLGNTMCTSDFYEGQGRLDGALCSYSEKDKQEYLEAAHAAGIRNIEMESSVLAAMCGACGLQVAVVCVTLLNRLEGDQVNSPHEVLVEYQERPQRLVGHFIKKRLAAAGNPRDL; encoded by the exons ATGGAAGCGTTCACCAAATACATGGCCAAGGAGCTGGGCCTTGACCACCCAGGTGCAGAATATCCCAACATCTGCGTGGGGACCGACCGCTACGTCATGTTCAAAGTGGGCCCCGTGCTGTCTGTCAGC CACGGCATCGGCATCCCTTCTACCTCAGTCATGCTGCACGAGCTCATCAAGCTTCTGTACCACGCCCGCTGCTCCGATGTCACTGTCATCCGCATCGGCACCTCGGGTGGGATCG GTTTGGAGCCTGGCTCTGTGGTCATCACCCGCCAGGCGGTGGATGCCTCCTTCAAGCCCGTGTTCGAGCAGATGGTCCTGGGGAAGCGGGTGGTTCATAGGACACACCTGGATGAGCGGCTCGCGCAGGAGCTGATGCAGTGCGGTGCAGACCTGCGGGAGTTCCCCACGGTCCTGGGGAACACCATGTGCACCTCTGACTTCTATGAAG GGCAAGGGCGTCTGGACGGTGCCCTCTGCTCCTACTCAGAGAAGGACAAGCAGGAGTACTTGGAGGCGGCCCACGCGGCCGGCATCCGCAACATTGAGATGGAGTCTTCGGTCCTGGCTGCCATGTGCGGCGCATGTGGCCTCCAAG TGGCCGTGGTCTGTGTCACTCTGCTGAACCGCCTGGAAGGGGACCAGGTCAACAGTCCTCATGAGGTGCTGGTCGAGTACCAGGAGCGGCCACAGCGCCTGGTGGGTCACTTCATCAAGAAGCGCCTCGCGGCTGCCGGAAACCCCCGGGATCTCTGA